Proteins from a genomic interval of Zingiber officinale cultivar Zhangliang chromosome 1B, Zo_v1.1, whole genome shotgun sequence:
- the LOC121978315 gene encoding mediator of RNA polymerase II transcription subunit 15a-like isoform X1, which produces MEGNSWRPAQGEPPSMPDASSGDWRSQLQPEARQRIVNKIMETLKRHLPISVPEGLNELQKIAFRFEDKIYTAAANQSDYLRKISLKMLSMESKSQHPGGPGQINPAINQNSVDPASIGLPAQVSNQGQPITTVNPSSTRQQPQNMQHNSSIGSQTTSSLPSALSSIAGLSQSNISSVSQSSSLNMTGISQNSISNSLGQAAATDIYSTAQRQIQGRQQQQVLSQQQHQSQNQFVYPHQHLQQQLLKQKLQQSAFSQSHVQQQSLLQQTTQLQSSQQPLLPIASNLQSGQSGIQQTQSGAIQSVVQSGLSQNPLNSVQQSGQSLLQQHPQPVSRQQQQQLSQSNILQQTPLQQQQMSAPQHSNLPMQPHQQLMGQQSSISNVQQSQMVGQQTSVNEMQQQPQRMSTQQHNLLSMQQSQHLLNQQSMSLHQQQVLGSQTNISGLSQQQQQQQQQQQQQILVPSSNVSNMQSHQRPMHMLQQAKPAVQQQQQNQQAPLAMLQAQGQPQNQSLQQQQISHIQSQSAPLQQQLVQHMSSLQRDMQQRVPASGSLLSQNAIEHQKQFVQSQIGISEVSSSSTLDSIAPTGHVAVADLQEEIYQKIRSMKDIYYADLNEFHQRICMKLQQNDALPSAKAAEQFEKMKNFKMMLERTLQVLQLSKANISPSLKDKIPMYEKQIQNILSSNKKKVIPSQAPGQQQFQHPSSHSQLVQQQQQTQISQLQQHDNYANQQNNIQGSSNSMQTPAVQNMQHGSVPLSAHFGVTTQQNISNALQTGSTIDPAQGNSFSSLQQGAIAPMQQGGLVSAHNSIAQQTNANGMPNGSLSSLQNNVNTKQPSSNVIQQQHFKQEQQHLMSNPQLKQLQQRHVQQHLLQQQQKQQQLQAQQPLQQQLQQQQQKQQQTSQMPLHQMQQIHQSSEVGDLKLRQAPGIKPGLYQQHYSTTQRHGYHQVKPGAAFPISSPQNFQASSPQVSHNSSPQIDQHTLLSSQIKSGTPLQSANSPFVPSPSTPIARSPIPGESDKLSSFTSLPNAGHVGHQQTAITPPQSQSQSQSLAVATPGISASPLLAEFTSPDGNQTNVQNLVPGKASATERPLERLIKVLQSSTPKARSSAVSDIGSVVSMIDRIAGSAPGNGSRAAVGEDLVAMTKCRLQARSFMSQDGSATTKKIKRDTSAMPLNNVSSAGSINDSFKQSYGLDTSELESTATSRVNRQKVEVNHALIEEIREINQRLIVTVVNISEEGTDSISAASEGDGTIVKCFFNAVALCPSLKSQFVSEDMGPILPLRLLVPANYPKSSPVLLDKLPDEQRESDDLSVKARSRFVINLRSLSQPMSLGEMAKTWDACAQRVITEYAQQTGGGTFSSRNGAWENCVGA; this is translated from the exons CATCTATTGGTTTACCAGCTCAAGTTAGTAACCAAGGGCAACCTATTACTACTGTGAATCCATCATCAACAAGGCAGCAACCTCAGAATATGCAGCATAACTCTTCAATTGGGTCACAAACTACTTCCAGTCTACCTTCTGCATTGTCATCCATCGCTGGTCTCAGTCAGTCCAATATATCCAGTGTGAGCCAGTCTTCTAGCTTGAACATGACTGGCATATCACAGAATTCTATCTCAAACTCATTGGGGCAAGCTGCAGCAACAGATATCTATTCAACTGCACAAAGGCAAATTCAGGGAAGGCAGCAACAACAAGTGCTTTCCCAGCAGCAGCATCAATCACAAAACCAATTTGTTTACCCACATCAGCATCTCCAACAACAGTTACTGAAACAGAAACTTCAACAATCTGCATTTTCACAATCTCATGTTCAACagcaatctctcttgcaacaaacAACACAACTGCAATCTTCTCAACAGCCTCTATTACCAATAGCATCTAATCTTCAGTCAGGCCAATCCGGTATCCAGCAAACACAATCTGGAGCGATCCAGTCAGTTGTTCAGTCTGGCCTATCCCAAAATCCCTTAAATTCAGTTCAGCAATCAGGACAGTCTTTGCTTCAACAACATCCACAACCAGTTTCcagacaacaacaacaacaactatcacaGTCTAACATCCTTCAACAAACGCCACTGCAACAGCAGCAAATGTCAGCTCCTCAACACTCAAATTTACCGATGCAGCCACACCAGCAGTTAATGGGTCAGCAATCAAGTATCTCAAATGTTCAACAGTCCCAGATGGTTGGGCAACAAACAAGTGTCAATGAAATGCAGCAACAACCACAGCGAATGTCAACTCAACAGCATAATCTTTTAAGCATGCAACAGTCCCAGCATTTATTGAATCAACAGTCAATGTCTTTACATCAGCAGCAGGTGCTAGGCTCTCAAACTAACATTTCAGGGCTttctcagcagcagcagcagcagcaacaacaacaacaacaacaaatacTTGTACCATCATCTAATGTATCAAATATGCAGTCACATCAGCGCCCTATGCATATGCTTCAACAAGCTAAGCCTGCTGtacagcagcagcagcaaaacCAACAGGCACCTTTGGCAATGCTACAAGCACAAGGTCAGCCTCAGAATCAATCTTTACAGCAGCAACAGATTTCTCATATCCAATCGCAGTCGGCACCACTTCAACAACAGTTAGTACAACATATGAGTTCATTGCAAAGAGATATGCAACAAAGAGTTCCGGCTTCTGGTTCCTTACTTTCCCAGAATGCGATTGAGCACCAGAAGCAATTTGTTCAATCACAAATAGGGATTTCAGAGGTGTCCTCTAGTT CAACACTGGATTCAATAGCACCAACAGGACATGTTGCAGTTGCTGATTTGCAGGAGGAGATCTACCAAAAG ATTAGGTCCATGAAAGATATCTACTATGCTGACCTGAATGAGTTTCACCAACGAATTTGTATGAAGTTGCAGCAG AATGATGCTCTGCCATCAGCAAAGGCAGCAGAACAATttgagaaaatgaaaaattttaaGATGATGTTAGAACGCACATTGCAAGTATTGCAGTTATCCAAGGCTAATATCAGTCCAAGTCTGAAGGATAAAATTCCTATGTATGAGAAGCAAATTCAAAATATTCTATCTTCAAATAAGAAAAAGGTTATCCCTTCACAGGCACCCGGACAGCAACAATTTCAGCATCCCAGTAGCCATTCTCAATTAGTGCAACAGCAGCAACAAACTCAAATTTCTCAATTGCAACAACATGACAACTATGCAAATCAACAAAATAATATTCAGGGTTCTTCAAATTCAATGCAGACACCTGCTGTGCAAAACATGCAACATGGTTCTGTGCCATTATCTGCACATTTTGGTGTCACAACTCAACAGAATATCTCAAATGCATTACAGACTGGTTCGACAATCGATCCTGCCCAAGGAAATTCTTTTAGTTCATTGCAGCAGGGAGCAATTGCTCCTATGCAGCAAGGTGGTCTGGTATCGGCCCATAATTCCATTGCTCAACAGACCAATGCTAATGGTATGCCAAATGGCTCATTGAGTTCATTGCAAAACAATGTAAATACCAAGCAGCCAAGTTCTAATGTGATACAACAGCAGCATTTCAAACAGGAGCAGCAGCATCTGATGTCAAATCCACAGCTAAAGCAATTACAACAACGACATGTGCAACAACATTTGCTTCAGCAACAACAAAAGcagcaacaacttcaagctcaacAGCCTCTGCAGCAACAGTTGCAGCAGCAACAACAAAAACAACAGCAAACCTCTCAGATGCCATTGCACCAAATGCAACAGATCCATCAATCAAGTGAAGTCGGTGACTTGAAGTTGAGACAAGCACCTGGCATTAAGCCAGGCCTTTATCAACAACATTACTCAACTACTCAAAGAcatggttatcatcaagtgaaaccAGGTGCTGCTTTCCCAATTTCATCGCCTCAAAATTTTCAAGCCTCATCTCCTCAAGTTTCTCATAATTCTTCTCCTCAAATTGACCAGCACACTCTGCTATCATCTCAAATAAAATCTGGAACACCTTTACAGTCAGCTAACTCACCTTTTGTCCCATCTCCATCCACTCCTATAGCCCGCTCCCCAATCCCAGGTGAATCTGATAAACTTTCTAGCTTCACATCTCTACCTAATGCTGGACATGTTGGACATCAACAAACAGCTATAACACCTCCTCAATCTCAATCTCAATCTCAATCTCTTGCTGTTGCTACACCTGGAATATCAGCTTCACCTTTGCTGGCAGAATTTACATCTCCAGATGGCAATCAGACTAATGTTCAAAATTTGGTTCCTGGGAAAGCAAGTGCCACAGAGAGGCCTCTTGAACGTTTAATAAAAGTG TTACAATCATCAACACCCAAGGCTCGGAGCTCAGCTGTTAGTGATATTGGTTCTGTTGTTAGCATGATAGACAGGATAGCTGGTTCTGCACCAGGTAATGGTTCTAGAGCTGCTGTTGGTGAGGATTTGGTTGCAATGACAAAGTGTCGTTTACAAGCCAGGAGTTTCATGTCTCAAGATGGAAGTGCCactacaaagaaaataaagcgtGATACAAGTGCCATGCCCTTGAATAATGTTTCATCTGCTGGTAGTATAAACGATAGCTTTAAGCAATCTTATGGACTTGATACATCTGAACTAGAGTCCACTGCTACATCACGTGTTAATCGACAAAAAGTTGAG GTAAACCATGCCTTAATTGAAGAGATAAGGGAGATAAACCAACGGCTAATTGTTACCGTCGTTAACATTAGTGAGGAGGGTACTGATTCAATTTCTGCTGCTTCGGAAGGTGACGGAACAATAGTGAAGTGTTTCTTCAATGCTGTGGCTCTATGTCCAAGCTTAAAGTCTCAATTTGTCTCGGAAGATATG GGTCCAATTCTACCTCTGAGATTGCTTGTTCCTGCTAATTATCCCAAATCTTCCCCTGTTCTTTTAGACAAGCTTCCAGATGAACAAAG GGAATCCGACGACCTTTCTGTGAAGGCTAGATCAAGATTTGTCATCAATCTTCGCAGCTTGTCACAACCAATGTCACTAGGAGAAATGGCAAAGACGTGGGATGCTTGTGCTCAAAGAGTAATTACTGAGTATGCACAGCAGACTGGCGGAGGTACCTTCAGCTCAAGAAATGGCGCTTGGGAAAATTGTGTAGGTGCTTGA
- the LOC121978315 gene encoding mediator of RNA polymerase II transcription subunit 15a-like isoform X2 has translation MEGNSWRPAQGEPPSMPDASSGDWRSQLQPEARQRIVNKIMETLKRHLPISVPEGLNELQKIAFRFEDKIYTAAANQSDYLRKISLKMLSMESKSQHPGGPGQINPAINQNSVDPAQVSNQGQPITTVNPSSTRQQPQNMQHNSSIGSQTTSSLPSALSSIAGLSQSNISSVSQSSSLNMTGISQNSISNSLGQAAATDIYSTAQRQIQGRQQQQVLSQQQHQSQNQFVYPHQHLQQQLLKQKLQQSAFSQSHVQQQSLLQQTTQLQSSQQPLLPIASNLQSGQSGIQQTQSGAIQSVVQSGLSQNPLNSVQQSGQSLLQQHPQPVSRQQQQQLSQSNILQQTPLQQQQMSAPQHSNLPMQPHQQLMGQQSSISNVQQSQMVGQQTSVNEMQQQPQRMSTQQHNLLSMQQSQHLLNQQSMSLHQQQVLGSQTNISGLSQQQQQQQQQQQQQILVPSSNVSNMQSHQRPMHMLQQAKPAVQQQQQNQQAPLAMLQAQGQPQNQSLQQQQISHIQSQSAPLQQQLVQHMSSLQRDMQQRVPASGSLLSQNAIEHQKQFVQSQIGISEVSSSSTLDSIAPTGHVAVADLQEEIYQKIRSMKDIYYADLNEFHQRICMKLQQNDALPSAKAAEQFEKMKNFKMMLERTLQVLQLSKANISPSLKDKIPMYEKQIQNILSSNKKKVIPSQAPGQQQFQHPSSHSQLVQQQQQTQISQLQQHDNYANQQNNIQGSSNSMQTPAVQNMQHGSVPLSAHFGVTTQQNISNALQTGSTIDPAQGNSFSSLQQGAIAPMQQGGLVSAHNSIAQQTNANGMPNGSLSSLQNNVNTKQPSSNVIQQQHFKQEQQHLMSNPQLKQLQQRHVQQHLLQQQQKQQQLQAQQPLQQQLQQQQQKQQQTSQMPLHQMQQIHQSSEVGDLKLRQAPGIKPGLYQQHYSTTQRHGYHQVKPGAAFPISSPQNFQASSPQVSHNSSPQIDQHTLLSSQIKSGTPLQSANSPFVPSPSTPIARSPIPGESDKLSSFTSLPNAGHVGHQQTAITPPQSQSQSQSLAVATPGISASPLLAEFTSPDGNQTNVQNLVPGKASATERPLERLIKVLQSSTPKARSSAVSDIGSVVSMIDRIAGSAPGNGSRAAVGEDLVAMTKCRLQARSFMSQDGSATTKKIKRDTSAMPLNNVSSAGSINDSFKQSYGLDTSELESTATSRVNRQKVEVNHALIEEIREINQRLIVTVVNISEEGTDSISAASEGDGTIVKCFFNAVALCPSLKSQFVSEDMGPILPLRLLVPANYPKSSPVLLDKLPDEQRESDDLSVKARSRFVINLRSLSQPMSLGEMAKTWDACAQRVITEYAQQTGGGTFSSRNGAWENCVGA, from the exons CTCAAGTTAGTAACCAAGGGCAACCTATTACTACTGTGAATCCATCATCAACAAGGCAGCAACCTCAGAATATGCAGCATAACTCTTCAATTGGGTCACAAACTACTTCCAGTCTACCTTCTGCATTGTCATCCATCGCTGGTCTCAGTCAGTCCAATATATCCAGTGTGAGCCAGTCTTCTAGCTTGAACATGACTGGCATATCACAGAATTCTATCTCAAACTCATTGGGGCAAGCTGCAGCAACAGATATCTATTCAACTGCACAAAGGCAAATTCAGGGAAGGCAGCAACAACAAGTGCTTTCCCAGCAGCAGCATCAATCACAAAACCAATTTGTTTACCCACATCAGCATCTCCAACAACAGTTACTGAAACAGAAACTTCAACAATCTGCATTTTCACAATCTCATGTTCAACagcaatctctcttgcaacaaacAACACAACTGCAATCTTCTCAACAGCCTCTATTACCAATAGCATCTAATCTTCAGTCAGGCCAATCCGGTATCCAGCAAACACAATCTGGAGCGATCCAGTCAGTTGTTCAGTCTGGCCTATCCCAAAATCCCTTAAATTCAGTTCAGCAATCAGGACAGTCTTTGCTTCAACAACATCCACAACCAGTTTCcagacaacaacaacaacaactatcacaGTCTAACATCCTTCAACAAACGCCACTGCAACAGCAGCAAATGTCAGCTCCTCAACACTCAAATTTACCGATGCAGCCACACCAGCAGTTAATGGGTCAGCAATCAAGTATCTCAAATGTTCAACAGTCCCAGATGGTTGGGCAACAAACAAGTGTCAATGAAATGCAGCAACAACCACAGCGAATGTCAACTCAACAGCATAATCTTTTAAGCATGCAACAGTCCCAGCATTTATTGAATCAACAGTCAATGTCTTTACATCAGCAGCAGGTGCTAGGCTCTCAAACTAACATTTCAGGGCTttctcagcagcagcagcagcagcaacaacaacaacaacaacaaatacTTGTACCATCATCTAATGTATCAAATATGCAGTCACATCAGCGCCCTATGCATATGCTTCAACAAGCTAAGCCTGCTGtacagcagcagcagcaaaacCAACAGGCACCTTTGGCAATGCTACAAGCACAAGGTCAGCCTCAGAATCAATCTTTACAGCAGCAACAGATTTCTCATATCCAATCGCAGTCGGCACCACTTCAACAACAGTTAGTACAACATATGAGTTCATTGCAAAGAGATATGCAACAAAGAGTTCCGGCTTCTGGTTCCTTACTTTCCCAGAATGCGATTGAGCACCAGAAGCAATTTGTTCAATCACAAATAGGGATTTCAGAGGTGTCCTCTAGTT CAACACTGGATTCAATAGCACCAACAGGACATGTTGCAGTTGCTGATTTGCAGGAGGAGATCTACCAAAAG ATTAGGTCCATGAAAGATATCTACTATGCTGACCTGAATGAGTTTCACCAACGAATTTGTATGAAGTTGCAGCAG AATGATGCTCTGCCATCAGCAAAGGCAGCAGAACAATttgagaaaatgaaaaattttaaGATGATGTTAGAACGCACATTGCAAGTATTGCAGTTATCCAAGGCTAATATCAGTCCAAGTCTGAAGGATAAAATTCCTATGTATGAGAAGCAAATTCAAAATATTCTATCTTCAAATAAGAAAAAGGTTATCCCTTCACAGGCACCCGGACAGCAACAATTTCAGCATCCCAGTAGCCATTCTCAATTAGTGCAACAGCAGCAACAAACTCAAATTTCTCAATTGCAACAACATGACAACTATGCAAATCAACAAAATAATATTCAGGGTTCTTCAAATTCAATGCAGACACCTGCTGTGCAAAACATGCAACATGGTTCTGTGCCATTATCTGCACATTTTGGTGTCACAACTCAACAGAATATCTCAAATGCATTACAGACTGGTTCGACAATCGATCCTGCCCAAGGAAATTCTTTTAGTTCATTGCAGCAGGGAGCAATTGCTCCTATGCAGCAAGGTGGTCTGGTATCGGCCCATAATTCCATTGCTCAACAGACCAATGCTAATGGTATGCCAAATGGCTCATTGAGTTCATTGCAAAACAATGTAAATACCAAGCAGCCAAGTTCTAATGTGATACAACAGCAGCATTTCAAACAGGAGCAGCAGCATCTGATGTCAAATCCACAGCTAAAGCAATTACAACAACGACATGTGCAACAACATTTGCTTCAGCAACAACAAAAGcagcaacaacttcaagctcaacAGCCTCTGCAGCAACAGTTGCAGCAGCAACAACAAAAACAACAGCAAACCTCTCAGATGCCATTGCACCAAATGCAACAGATCCATCAATCAAGTGAAGTCGGTGACTTGAAGTTGAGACAAGCACCTGGCATTAAGCCAGGCCTTTATCAACAACATTACTCAACTACTCAAAGAcatggttatcatcaagtgaaaccAGGTGCTGCTTTCCCAATTTCATCGCCTCAAAATTTTCAAGCCTCATCTCCTCAAGTTTCTCATAATTCTTCTCCTCAAATTGACCAGCACACTCTGCTATCATCTCAAATAAAATCTGGAACACCTTTACAGTCAGCTAACTCACCTTTTGTCCCATCTCCATCCACTCCTATAGCCCGCTCCCCAATCCCAGGTGAATCTGATAAACTTTCTAGCTTCACATCTCTACCTAATGCTGGACATGTTGGACATCAACAAACAGCTATAACACCTCCTCAATCTCAATCTCAATCTCAATCTCTTGCTGTTGCTACACCTGGAATATCAGCTTCACCTTTGCTGGCAGAATTTACATCTCCAGATGGCAATCAGACTAATGTTCAAAATTTGGTTCCTGGGAAAGCAAGTGCCACAGAGAGGCCTCTTGAACGTTTAATAAAAGTG TTACAATCATCAACACCCAAGGCTCGGAGCTCAGCTGTTAGTGATATTGGTTCTGTTGTTAGCATGATAGACAGGATAGCTGGTTCTGCACCAGGTAATGGTTCTAGAGCTGCTGTTGGTGAGGATTTGGTTGCAATGACAAAGTGTCGTTTACAAGCCAGGAGTTTCATGTCTCAAGATGGAAGTGCCactacaaagaaaataaagcgtGATACAAGTGCCATGCCCTTGAATAATGTTTCATCTGCTGGTAGTATAAACGATAGCTTTAAGCAATCTTATGGACTTGATACATCTGAACTAGAGTCCACTGCTACATCACGTGTTAATCGACAAAAAGTTGAG GTAAACCATGCCTTAATTGAAGAGATAAGGGAGATAAACCAACGGCTAATTGTTACCGTCGTTAACATTAGTGAGGAGGGTACTGATTCAATTTCTGCTGCTTCGGAAGGTGACGGAACAATAGTGAAGTGTTTCTTCAATGCTGTGGCTCTATGTCCAAGCTTAAAGTCTCAATTTGTCTCGGAAGATATG GGTCCAATTCTACCTCTGAGATTGCTTGTTCCTGCTAATTATCCCAAATCTTCCCCTGTTCTTTTAGACAAGCTTCCAGATGAACAAAG GGAATCCGACGACCTTTCTGTGAAGGCTAGATCAAGATTTGTCATCAATCTTCGCAGCTTGTCACAACCAATGTCACTAGGAGAAATGGCAAAGACGTGGGATGCTTGTGCTCAAAGAGTAATTACTGAGTATGCACAGCAGACTGGCGGAGGTACCTTCAGCTCAAGAAATGGCGCTTGGGAAAATTGTGTAGGTGCTTGA